From Cyanobacteria bacterium QS_8_64_29, a single genomic window includes:
- the tilS gene encoding tRNA lysidine(34) synthetase TilS, with protein sequence MGNPACWTQLHARVHQTLKRDRLLEPHERVLLAISGGQDSLCLLQLLCDLQPKRWGWQLAIAHCDHRWSGDEDLADRVRQIAGQWELPFHQRTAPPLPATEAAAREWRYRALVEIAQSEGFSAIATGHTQSDRAETLLYNLVRGSGPDGLQALGWQRSLAAGIRLVRPLLGIGRAETGTFCQQNQLPVQSDPANRDRRYARNRIRADLVPYLQAQLNPNVETTLAQTAEIFRAEVAHLEREADALLQQALPGEPSPPQRLDRRPLHSAPLALQRRVMRAFLQRVLARAPTFEQIEELTRLIEAPNRTRTASLPVGAAARPPAELPRQRPAPAATHAEVDGDWICLKR encoded by the coding sequence ATGGGCAACCCCGCTTGCTGGACGCAGCTGCACGCCCGCGTTCACCAAACCCTCAAGCGCGATCGCCTGCTCGAGCCCCACGAACGCGTTTTGCTGGCCATCTCCGGCGGCCAGGATTCGCTCTGCCTGCTGCAGCTGCTGTGCGATTTGCAACCCAAGCGGTGGGGATGGCAGCTAGCGATCGCCCATTGCGATCACCGCTGGTCCGGCGATGAAGATCTGGCGGATCGCGTCCGCCAAATTGCCGGTCAGTGGGAGCTGCCATTCCACCAACGAACGGCACCACCGCTGCCGGCCACTGAGGCAGCCGCGCGCGAGTGGCGCTACCGAGCGCTGGTCGAGATTGCCCAAAGCGAAGGGTTCTCAGCCATTGCCACTGGCCACACCCAAAGCGATCGCGCCGAGACGCTACTCTACAACCTGGTTCGCGGTAGCGGTCCGGATGGCCTGCAGGCGCTTGGTTGGCAGCGCTCGCTGGCAGCTGGCATTCGTTTGGTGCGCCCGCTGCTGGGGATCGGGCGCGCGGAAACGGGGACTTTCTGCCAGCAAAATCAGCTGCCGGTGCAGTCCGATCCGGCCAATCGCGATCGCCGCTACGCGCGCAATCGCATCCGCGCCGATCTCGTGCCGTACCTGCAAGCCCAGCTCAATCCCAACGTGGAAACCACTCTGGCCCAAACGGCCGAAATCTTTAGGGCTGAGGTCGCCCACCTCGAGCGCGAGGCCGACGCTTTGCTCCAGCAAGCGCTGCCTGGCGAGCCCTCGCCCCCGCAGCGGCTCGATCGCCGCCCGCTTCACTCGGCACCGCTAGCCCTCCAGCGCCGCGTCATGCGCGCGTTTTTGCAGCGCGTTCTGGCCCGTGCACCCACTTTCGAACAAATCGAGGAGCTAACGCGCCTGATCGAGGCCCCCAACCGCACCCGAACGGCGTCGCTACCGGTGGGCGCGGCCGCGCGGCCGCCTGCCGAACTGCCCCGACAACGCCCGGCGCCCGCCGCGACCCATGCCGAGGTCGATGGCGACTGGATCTGCCTCAAGCGCTAG
- the ccsB gene encoding c-type cytochrome biogenesis protein CcsB, with product MDLVALQKGLDTAAFAILLLAMLLYWSSAAFARLPQLTALATAGMAIANVVLAGLLGARWLESGHFPISNLYESLVFLAWGLTAVHLLAERWSRSRLVGVATAPLSLGVVAFAALYLPSNMQSAEPLVPALQSNWLIMHVSIMMLAYATLMVGSLLAMAFLVVTRGQPIRLHGSSIGIGSERRPSATSEAAPAPQQGQGGETSDWATGAGMAAEATVLTAQAPPTAGDREGTLSPQRLTLADTLDNVSYRTIGLGFPLLTVGIIAGAVWANEAWGSYWSWDPKETWALITWLVFAAYLHARITRGWQGRKPALLATAGFVMVWICYLGVNLMGIGLHSYGWFLQ from the coding sequence ATGGATCTGGTCGCACTGCAAAAGGGGTTGGACACGGCCGCCTTTGCCATCCTGCTGCTGGCCATGCTGCTCTACTGGAGCTCGGCGGCCTTTGCCCGGCTGCCGCAGCTGACCGCGCTGGCAACCGCCGGTATGGCCATCGCCAATGTGGTCCTGGCCGGGCTGCTGGGGGCGCGCTGGTTGGAATCGGGCCATTTTCCCATCAGCAACCTGTACGAGTCGCTCGTTTTTTTGGCCTGGGGCCTAACGGCAGTCCACCTGCTGGCCGAGCGCTGGAGCCGAAGCCGCCTGGTGGGCGTTGCAACGGCTCCTTTGAGCTTGGGCGTGGTTGCGTTTGCCGCCCTCTATTTGCCCAGCAACATGCAATCGGCCGAGCCGCTGGTTCCGGCGCTGCAGTCCAATTGGTTGATAATGCATGTCAGCATCATGATGCTGGCCTACGCCACGCTCATGGTGGGGTCGCTGCTGGCCATGGCGTTTTTGGTCGTCACCCGCGGCCAGCCCATCCGACTGCACGGTAGTTCAATCGGCATTGGCAGCGAGCGCCGCCCCTCCGCAACGTCCGAGGCGGCCCCGGCGCCTCAGCAGGGCCAAGGGGGAGAAACGTCCGACTGGGCCACCGGCGCCGGAATGGCGGCAGAAGCGACCGTCCTGACCGCCCAAGCTCCCCCCACCGCTGGTGATCGCGAGGGCACGCTCTCGCCGCAGCGCCTGACGCTGGCAGACACGCTCGATAATGTCAGCTATCGCACCATCGGCCTTGGGTTTCCGCTGCTGACGGTGGGCATTATTGCCGGGGCGGTGTGGGCGAACGAAGCCTGGGGCTCCTACTGGAGCTGGGATCCCAAAGAAACCTGGGCGCTCATCACCTGGTTGGTGTTTGCCGCTTACTTGCACGCCCGCATCACGCGCGGCTGGCAAGGGCGCAAGCCCGCTCTGCTAGCTACCGCAGGCTTTGTGATGGTCTGGATTTGCTATTTGGGCGTCAATTTGATGGGCATTGGCCTGCACTCCTACGGTTGGTTCCTGCAGTAG